The Candidatus Liberibacter solanacearum CLso-ZC1 genomic interval TAGGTGTAGAGTTTATGCATATTATCAATTCTAAAGAGAGGGATTGGATACGGGATGTATTTGAAAATCCTGATTTTTCGAACAAGCTTTCAAACGATGAAAGAAAAAGTATCTTAAAGAAGTTGGTTGAAGCAGAGGGTTTTGAAAAGTTTATTGACATTAAATATAAGGGAGCAAAGCGTTTTGGTGCTGATGGATCCGAAGTTATCATTCCAGCTATAGAGGAAATAATTAGACAGGGAGTTCAGCAAGGTATAGCTGAGATGATTTTGGGAATGGCTCATCGAGGTCGTTTGAATGTTTTGTCTCAGGTGATGAATAAACCGCCTCGTTCTATATTTTATGAATTTAAAGGAGAAGGATCCGTCGACAAAGAGTATTCAGGAGATGTGAAATATCACCTAGGTGCATGTTGTAGTCGTCAAATTTCTGGAAAAAATGTTGATTTGTTGCTATGCAACAATCCTTCTCATCTTGAATTTGTTGATTCTGTAGCGATAGGAAGTGTGCGTGCTAGACAGGATCTTAAGACTAATGTTTCGGGAGAAGAAAGCGTTTCTCTATCAGATCGCTCTAAATTTTTGCCTATTATCATCCACGGGGATGCTGCTTTTATTGGGCAAGGAGTAGTTTCTGAAACTTTGGCTTTGTCTGGTTTGCATGGATATACAGTTGCAGGAAATATACATCTGATTGTCAATAATCAGATTGGTTTTACGACCAATCCTTCTTCAGCTCGTTCTAGTCCTTATTCTTCGGATATAGCCAAATCTATTGGTATTCCTATTTTTCATGTTAATGGAGATGATCCGGAATCTGTTGTCCGCGTTATTAGGATGGCTGTTTTATATCGTATGAAATTTCATAAATCGGTTGTAATAGATATATTATGTTATCGTCGTTTTGGGCATAATGAATGCGATGATCCTTCCTTTACACAGCCTGTAATGTATCAAAGAATCCGTTCGCATAAATCAGTTCTTCAAATATATGCTGATACTCTTGTTCAGGACAAAGTTATTTCTACACAAGAATTTCAATCTTTAGTGAGCAATTGGCGTACATATTTGGAAAAAGAATTTAAAGAGAGTGAGAACTATCGTCCTGAAAAAGTGTCAGCGTTATCTAATTGTTTTCCTGTCCCATCTGTACGGAAAAATGATAAGGAAGTTCAAAACGGTTTTGTTTCACAAAAAATGCTGAAAGAAATAGGTTCTAAAATTTCTTGTCTTCCAAATTCTTTCAAGGCGCATAAGATTGTTGAACGTCTTATGAAAAATCGCAGAGAAATGATAGAAAAGGATGCAGGAATTGATTGGGCTATGGCGGAAGCGTTGGCCTTTGGTTCTCTTTGTTGCGAAGGTTATAGAGTGCGTTTATCGGGACAGGATTGTGAACGAGGTACTTTTTCCCATCGTCATTCGGTTTTATATGATCAAGAAACGGAGAAACGTTATGTTCCTCTAAATAACATTTTGCAAGATCAAGGGCGTTATGAGGTTGTTAATTCTTTGCTGTCTGAACAGGCTGTTTTAGGTTTTGAATATGGTTATTCTTTAGAGAATCCCAATTCTTTGACTATTTGGGAAGCGCAATTTGGAGATTTTGCTAATGGTGCTCAGATTATATTAGATCAATTTGTTTCTTCTGGAGAACAAAAATGGTTGCGTGTTTCTCATCTCGTTTGCTTATTGCCACATGGATATGAGGGACAGGGGCCAGAACATTCTTCTGCTCGACTTGAAAGATTTTTGCAAATGTGTGCAGAAAACAACATGCGTGTGGCTAATTGTACATCTCCAGCTAATTATTTCCATATTTTGCGTCGACAAATATACGATCGTTCTTCTAAACCATTAATTATGATGACTCCGAAGTCTTTGTTGAGACATAAGCAGGTCGTTTCTACTCTTTCGGAGATGAGTGATGAAACCGCTTTTCAGCCTGTATTGTCAGATCATGCCGATTGTTCTGGAAAGGTTTCGATCAAACTTGTAGAAGATTCGCGTATTCGTCGTGTTATACTTTGTACAGGAAAGGTGTATTATGATCTTTTGGAAAATCGTAATATACGCAATATTGTTGATATTTATCTGATACGTATTGAGCAATTATA includes:
- a CDS encoding 2-oxoglutarate dehydrogenase E1 component, which produces MVQQDLNKRLSLSSFLNGANFSYIEDLYKHYKTDPSSVCEDWHRLFLFFDDNSQDYDQLEDCISSFSQQESVSKVVVSEKKKKDARSFSSDNSQSLKDFFQAMKMIDAYRSYGHFSAHTDPLGFNSHHIDFAELSPAFYGFTEADYNRKIFMQGILGFEYATIIEILETLSRLYCSNIGVEFMHIINSKERDWIRDVFENPDFSNKLSNDERKSILKKLVEAEGFEKFIDIKYKGAKRFGADGSEVIIPAIEEIIRQGVQQGIAEMILGMAHRGRLNVLSQVMNKPPRSIFYEFKGEGSVDKEYSGDVKYHLGACCSRQISGKNVDLLLCNNPSHLEFVDSVAIGSVRARQDLKTNVSGEESVSLSDRSKFLPIIIHGDAAFIGQGVVSETLALSGLHGYTVAGNIHLIVNNQIGFTTNPSSARSSPYSSDIAKSIGIPIFHVNGDDPESVVRVIRMAVLYRMKFHKSVVIDILCYRRFGHNECDDPSFTQPVMYQRIRSHKSVLQIYADTLVQDKVISTQEFQSLVSNWRTYLEKEFKESENYRPEKVSALSNCFPVPSVRKNDKEVQNGFVSQKMLKEIGSKISCLPNSFKAHKIVERLMKNRREMIEKDAGIDWAMAEALAFGSLCCEGYRVRLSGQDCERGTFSHRHSVLYDQETEKRYVPLNNILQDQGRYEVVNSLLSEQAVLGFEYGYSLENPNSLTIWEAQFGDFANGAQIILDQFVSSGEQKWLRVSHLVCLLPHGYEGQGPEHSSARLERFLQMCAENNMRVANCTSPANYFHILRRQIYDRSSKPLIMMTPKSLLRHKQVVSTLSEMSDETAFQPVLSDHADCSGKVSIKLVEDSRIRRVILCTGKVYYDLLENRNIRNIVDIYLIRIEQLYPFPEDCLKKILLRFAQADMVWCQEEPQNMGAWAFIEPYLEKVLGSISASCSRVRYVGRPQSASTAVGNMSRHLEQLSSLVKDALE